Proteins encoded in a region of the Perca fluviatilis chromosome 8, GENO_Pfluv_1.0, whole genome shotgun sequence genome:
- the nfat5a gene encoding nuclear factor of activated T-cells 5a isoform X1 — protein MPSDFISLLSSDLDLNSPKSLYSKESVYDLLPKELQLQPSSTQTDPPTMSQKSGGEAGPPPSAALASDATSSTSSPSASSSLAMGVPSTGSTSSSEHLKIPQHLHSTGGDGAGASEIQGMEGAVSAPSRCNSGANTATGDTGSGALSGLGVQQPQNTPSKRRPVLSISPPPEDLFDDSQMSCQEEPAVSGPIGPDSEHSSSMWADDSVSNFSLISSISYNDNTEVPRKSRKRTPRQRPGPKPAPPEDSMDVFDADSAKGPHFVLSQLGTDKTSPIASSLESGTAVKGGSLSTQFPQRSDGKELKILVQPETQHRARYLTEGSRGSVKDRTQQGFPTVKLEGVNEPVVLQVFVANDAGRVKPHGFYQACRVTGRNTTACKEVDIEGTTVIEIPLEPSNDMTLAVDRVGILKLRNADVEARIGVAGSKKKSTRARLAFRVNIPQPDGSALTLQVASSPILCTQPAGVPEILKKSLHSCSVRGGEEVFIIGKNFLKGTKVIFQENIADDNSWHAEAKIDMDLFHQNHLIVTVPPFHNQSVTSPISVGIFVMTNAGRSHDAQPFTYTPDSADNSNVQTVKTEGPSLVKTCIFDGQIKSISPEQTDSSAPPSKRQEDTPMEVSSNPPPTDVFKPSPDPLVAVQQTLELRSSPHPGGDSFQSPMPLQPEDVELPQAPPVFPSLESLSTIQKQDIGPTTSFPVPGDVTIPPVTPEVPQQFLRDPQDSIPPESSNNSGGVVVVAMSQIATPSQPQPQQSQVPLFPQEGVAQLERAVRELQAGGSTTLQQVLEAAVAQQQLNSVLYSPTPSADSLQQHVQENMNSLRLGTTDNSLSTQQQLQIQQQQQIQQQQQQIQQHQQQIQQQQQIQQQFQQHQQLQQQQQILGTLQHQQQQQQQQQQQQQQQQQHLQQQQQQVPGNMQIQQQLMLQPHDQQQLQQQIMENIQQQQQLQQNQQQQVLNNIQLQDQQQQNQILTNLQQHQLQQQQQQQQQQQQQQQQQQQQQNQQQQQNQVLSNLQLQEQQVLENLQQCLQAELLQPQIHSSPQGPQPVSILQQAGELLTIQTSFPTQPPSHTSPPQQLFQSPRPLAETQGSQQQVQAALLQNTLTVLTSGSLNSKQQPAGSTLYLSPNPQPHQQQQQQQQLAFISSMETSNSQPQSVAMFQNQPQAQLSQMQQQSTPMEQQQSPQQNQQQPTQLSLGQQGSLFQSIPNHSQPNPVPQNQLSQPQQTGLLLCTTDLNPQAIPPTILFSTQTQGPSPLGSISVGISQPDTAEPMSFQDQSSSGSNSTSTENQQQSLYQEQQPMQVGLSSSSVPSSQPVELFLPQTSLSSLQSTIGSQDLNNQAPAPGTTIFVVQGGVGMVANPGQQPPEQLFQTTVGGNVAPQGQANLFVFGIQNGKMIWSSPPLKYSKSELSNCVESLPMSLPIALPAV, from the exons AGTCGGTATATGACCTCCTCCCCAAAGAGCTCCAGCTCCAGCCGTCGTCCACCCAGACAGACCCACCCACCATGAGCCAGAAGAGTGGGGGAGAGGCGGGCCCTCCCCCCTCTGCAGCCTTGGCCTCAG ATGCCACCTCTTCCACCTCCAGCCCCTCTGCCTCTTCCTCCCTGGCAATGGGAGTCCCATCCACTGGCTCTACCTCATCCTCAGAGCATCTCAAGATTCCCCAGCATCTCCACTCCACTGGAGGGGATGGAGCTGGAGCTTCAGAGATTCAAGGTATGGAGGGTGCTGTGTCTGCACCCAGCAGATGCAACAGTGGAGCAAACACTGCAACAGGAGACACAGGGTCAGGAGCGTTGTCAGGGCTAGGAGTCCAGCAGCCTCAAAACACCCCATCAAAACGGAGGCCCGTGTTGAGCATCTCCCCGCCACCTGAGGATCTATTTGACGACAGCCAGATGTCTTGCCAAGAGGAGCCTGCCGTATCTGGTCCAATAGGTCCAGATTCAGAGCATAGCAGCAGCATGTGGGCTGATGACTCCGTCTCCAACTTCAGCTTGATCAGCTCCATCTCCTACAATGACAACACAGAGGTGCCGCGCAAGTCGAGGAAACGCACCCCTCGCCAACGGCCTGGGCCAAAGCCTGCTCCTCCGGAGGACAGCATGGATGTGTTTGATGCTGACAGCGCCAAGGGCCCTCACTTTGTCCTATCCCAGCTGGGCACAGACAAGACCAGTCCCATAGCTAG CTCTCTCGAGTCAGGAACTGCAGTGAAGGGTGGGTCACTATCTACTCAGTTCCCCCAGAGGAGTGATGGGAAAGAACTAAAGATCTTGGTGCAGCCAGAGACCCAGCACAGAGCTCGCTATCTGACCGAGGGCAGCAGAGGTTCTGTAAAAGACCGCACACAGCAGGGATTCCCCACTGTCAAG TTGGAAGGCGTGAATGAACCAGTTGTGCTGCAGGTGTTTGTTGCGAATGATGCAGGCAGAGTAAAGCCTCACGGTTTCTACCAGGCATGCAGAGTGACAGGGCGCAACACCACTGCTTGCAAGGAGGTGGACATAGAGGGCACCACTGTTATTGAGATCCCTCTGGAGCCGAGCAATGACATGACACTGGC GGTGGACCGTGTAGGAATTTTGAAGCTGCGTAATGCAGACGTGGAGGCCCGTATTGGTGTGGCAGGGTCCAAGAAGAAGAGCACACGTGCCAGGCTGGCCTTCAGAGTCAACATCCCCCAACCTGATGGATCAGCCCTTACTCTACAGGTCGCTTCATCACCCATCCTCTGCA CCCAGCCAGCAGGAGTGCCAGAGATCCTGAAGAAGAGTCTTCACAGCTGCTCagtgagaggaggagaggaagttTTTATCATCGGGAAGAACTTTCTCAAAGGAACCAAAGTTATTTTTCAGGAGAATATTGCAG atgataatTCCTGGCACGCTGAGGCAAAGATTGACATGGACCTTTTCCATCAG AACCATTTGATAGTGACAGTCCCTCCGTTCCACAACCAGTCAGTCACTTCTCCCATTTCTGTGGGAATATTCGTGATGACCAATGCTGGTAGATCACATGATGCCCAGCCCTTCACCTACACTCCAGACTCAG CTGATAACTCAAATGTCCAGACAGTAAAAACAGAGGGACCCTCTCTGGTCAAGACGTGTATATTTGATGGCCAGATCAAATCTATATCTCCTGAGCAAACTGACAGCTCTGCTCCGCCTTCCAAACGGCAAGAGGACACACCAATGGAAGTGTCTAGCAATCCACCACCGACAGATGTCTTTAAA CCGTCCCCTGACCCTCTTGTTGCGGTGCAGCAGACGCTGGAGCTCCGCTCTAGTCCTCACCCAGGTGGAGATTCCTTTCAGAGCCCAATGCCTCTACAACCTGAAGATGTGGAGCTTCCCCAGGCGCCCCCTGTCTTCCCCAGCCTAGAGTCTCTCAGCACCATACAAAAGCAAGACATTGGCCCCACAACCTCCTTCCCAGTGCCAGGCGATGTTACAATCCCCCCTGTGACACCAGAGGTCCCTCAACAATTCCTCCGAGACCCTCAGGACAGCATACCTCCTGAGAGCTCCAATAACAGTGGAGGGGTCGTAGTTGTGGCCATGTCCCAGATAGCGACTCCCTCTCAGCCCCAGCCACAACAGTCACAGGTTCCCCTGTTCCCCCAGGAAGGGGTGGCCCAGCTGGAGAGGGCAGTCAGGGAGCTACAGGCTGGAGGTAGCACCACGCttcagcaggtgttggaggCGGCTGTAGCCCAGCAGCAGCTGAACTCAGTGCTGTACAGCCCCACCCCCTCTGCCGACTCCCTTCAGCAACACGTCCAGGAGAACATGAATAGCCTTAGATTAGGAACCACAGATAATTCATTATCAACACAGCAACAGCTACAgatacaacagcaacaacagatacaacaacagcaacagcagatacaacaacaccaacagcagatacaacaacaacaacaaatacagcAACAGTTTCAACAGCATCAACaactgcagcaacaacagcaaatcCTGGGTACCCTccagcatcaacaacaacaacaacaacaacaacaacaacagcaacaacaacaacagcaacacttacagcagcaacagcagcaagtTCCCGGCAACATGCAGATCCAACAACAACTTATGTTACAGCCACACGACCAGCAGCAACTGCAGCAGCAAATCATGGAGAATattcaacagcaacaacagttGCAACAAAATCAGCAACAGCAAGTGCTAAACAACATCCAACTTCAGGATCAGcaacaacaaaatcaaataCTAACCAATTTACAGCAACATcagctacagcagcagcagcagcagcagcagcaacaacaacaacagcaacagcaacaacaacaacagcaaaatcagcagcagcagcaaaatcAAGTGTTGAGCAACTTACAACTGCAAGAGCAGCAGGTGTTGGAGAATTTACAGCAGTGCCTTCAGGCTGAGTTGCTTCAGCCCCAAATCCACTCCTCCCCCCAAGGACCGCAGCCAGTGTCCATCCTCCAACAGGCCGGAGAGCTTCTCACCATTCAGACCAGCTTCCCAACACAGCCCCCATCCCACACATCTCCCCCACAGCAGCTCTTTCAATCGCCCAGGCCCTTGGCTGAGACCCAGGGCTCTCAGCAGCAGGTCCAGGCTGCCCTGCTCCAGAATACGCTGACCGTTCTGACAAGTGGCAGTCTCAACTCAAAGCAGCAGCCCGCAGGGTCAACACTATACCTGTCCCCAAACCCTCAGCCccaccaacaacaacagcagcagcagcagctagcattCATCTCCTCCATGGAGACATCGAACAGCCAGCCCCAGTCTGTTGCTATGTTTCAGAACCAACCCCAAGCTCAGCTTTCCCAAATGCAGCAACAGAGCACCCCAATGGAGCAACAGCAGTCTCCACAGCAGAACCAACAACAGCCAACGCAGCTTTCATTGGGCCAGCAGGGCTCCTTGTTCCAAAGTATCCCAAACCACTCACAGCCTAACCCTGTCCCCCAGAACCAGCTTTCCCAACCCCAGCAGACAGGTCTCCTCCTCTGCACCACAGATCTTAACCCCCAGGCTATTCCCCCAACTATTCTATTTAGCACCCAGACCCAAGGCCCTTCCCCTCTGGGGAGCATTAGCGTCGGAATCTCCCAGCCAGACACAGCAGAGCCCATGTCCTTCCAAGACCAGAGCTCCTCAGGCAGCAACTCTACATCCACTGAGAACCAACAGCAGAGCCTGTACCAGGAACAGCAGCCAATGCAAGTGGGCCTGAGTTCCAGCAGCGTCCCGAGCAGTCAACCTGTGGAGCTGTTCTTGCCACAGACATCTCTGTCCAGCCTGCAGAGCACTATTGGCTCACAAGACCTGAACAACCAGGCTCCAGCCCCTGGCACCACCATCTTTGTGGTACAGGGTGGTGTGGGTATGGTAGCCAACCCTGGCCAGCAGCCCCCGGAGCAGCTTTTCCAGACCACTGTGGGTGGGAATGTGGCTCCACAAGGACAGGCCAACCTGTTTGTGTTTGGCATCCAGAACGGTAAGATGATTTGGTCTTCTCCACCTCTGAAGTACAGTAAATCCGAGTTAAGTAACTGTGTTGAATCCCTGCCAATGTCACTGCCAATAGCTTTACCTGCTGTTTGA
- the nfat5a gene encoding nuclear factor of activated T-cells 5a isoform X4, with the protein MGVPSTGSTSSSEHLKIPQHLHSTGGDGAGASEIQGMEGAVSAPSRCNSGANTATGDTGSGALSGLGVQQPQNTPSKRRPVLSISPPPEDLFDDSQMSCQEEPAVSGPIGPDSEHSSSMWADDSVSNFSLISSISYNDNTEVPRKSRKRTPRQRPGPKPAPPEDSMDVFDADSAKGPHFVLSQLGTDKTSPIASSLESGTAVKGGSLSTQFPQRSDGKELKILVQPETQHRARYLTEGSRGSVKDRTQQGFPTVKLEGVNEPVVLQVFVANDAGRVKPHGFYQACRVTGRNTTACKEVDIEGTTVIEIPLEPSNDMTLAVDRVGILKLRNADVEARIGVAGSKKKSTRARLAFRVNIPQPDGSALTLQVASSPILCTQPAGVPEILKKSLHSCSVRGGEEVFIIGKNFLKGTKVIFQENIADDNSWHAEAKIDMDLFHQNHLIVTVPPFHNQSVTSPISVGIFVMTNAGRSHDAQPFTYTPDSADNSNVQTVKTEGPSLVKTCIFDGQIKSISPEQTDSSAPPSKRQEDTPMEVSSNPPPTDVFKPSPDPLVAVQQTLELRSSPHPGGDSFQSPMPLQPEDVELPQAPPVFPSLESLSTIQKQDIGPTTSFPVPGDVTIPPVTPEVPQQFLRDPQDSIPPESSNNSGGVVVVAMSQIATPSQPQPQQSQVPLFPQEGVAQLERAVRELQAGGSTTLQQVLEAAVAQQQLNSVLYSPTPSADSLQQHVQENMNSLRLGTTDNSLSTQQQLQIQQQQQIQQQQQQIQQHQQQIQQQQQIQQQFQQHQQLQQQQQILGTLQHQQQQQQQQQQQQQQQQQHLQQQQQQVPGNMQIQQQLMLQPHDQQQLQQQIMENIQQQQQLQQNQQQQVLNNIQLQDQQQQNQILTNLQQHQLQQQQQQQQQQQQQQQQQQQQQNQQQQQNQVLSNLQLQEQQVLENLQQCLQAELLQPQIHSSPQGPQPVSILQQAGELLTIQTSFPTQPPSHTSPPQQLFQSPRPLAETQGSQQQVQAALLQNTLTVLTSGSLNSKQQPAGSTLYLSPNPQPHQQQQQQQQLAFISSMETSNSQPQSVAMFQNQPQAQLSQMQQQSTPMEQQQSPQQNQQQPTQLSLGQQGSLFQSIPNHSQPNPVPQNQLSQPQQTGLLLCTTDLNPQAIPPTILFSTQTQGPSPLGSISVGISQPDTAEPMSFQDQSSSGSNSTSTENQQQSLYQEQQPMQVGLSSSSVPSSQPVELFLPQTSLSSLQSTIGSQDLNNQAPAPGTTIFVVQGGVGMVANPGQQPPEQLFQTTVGGNVAPQGQANLFVFGIQNGKMIWSSPPLKYSKSELSNCVESLPMSLPIALPAV; encoded by the exons ATGGGAGTCCCATCCACTGGCTCTACCTCATCCTCAGAGCATCTCAAGATTCCCCAGCATCTCCACTCCACTGGAGGGGATGGAGCTGGAGCTTCAGAGATTCAAGGTATGGAGGGTGCTGTGTCTGCACCCAGCAGATGCAACAGTGGAGCAAACACTGCAACAGGAGACACAGGGTCAGGAGCGTTGTCAGGGCTAGGAGTCCAGCAGCCTCAAAACACCCCATCAAAACGGAGGCCCGTGTTGAGCATCTCCCCGCCACCTGAGGATCTATTTGACGACAGCCAGATGTCTTGCCAAGAGGAGCCTGCCGTATCTGGTCCAATAGGTCCAGATTCAGAGCATAGCAGCAGCATGTGGGCTGATGACTCCGTCTCCAACTTCAGCTTGATCAGCTCCATCTCCTACAATGACAACACAGAGGTGCCGCGCAAGTCGAGGAAACGCACCCCTCGCCAACGGCCTGGGCCAAAGCCTGCTCCTCCGGAGGACAGCATGGATGTGTTTGATGCTGACAGCGCCAAGGGCCCTCACTTTGTCCTATCCCAGCTGGGCACAGACAAGACCAGTCCCATAGCTAG CTCTCTCGAGTCAGGAACTGCAGTGAAGGGTGGGTCACTATCTACTCAGTTCCCCCAGAGGAGTGATGGGAAAGAACTAAAGATCTTGGTGCAGCCAGAGACCCAGCACAGAGCTCGCTATCTGACCGAGGGCAGCAGAGGTTCTGTAAAAGACCGCACACAGCAGGGATTCCCCACTGTCAAG TTGGAAGGCGTGAATGAACCAGTTGTGCTGCAGGTGTTTGTTGCGAATGATGCAGGCAGAGTAAAGCCTCACGGTTTCTACCAGGCATGCAGAGTGACAGGGCGCAACACCACTGCTTGCAAGGAGGTGGACATAGAGGGCACCACTGTTATTGAGATCCCTCTGGAGCCGAGCAATGACATGACACTGGC GGTGGACCGTGTAGGAATTTTGAAGCTGCGTAATGCAGACGTGGAGGCCCGTATTGGTGTGGCAGGGTCCAAGAAGAAGAGCACACGTGCCAGGCTGGCCTTCAGAGTCAACATCCCCCAACCTGATGGATCAGCCCTTACTCTACAGGTCGCTTCATCACCCATCCTCTGCA CCCAGCCAGCAGGAGTGCCAGAGATCCTGAAGAAGAGTCTTCACAGCTGCTCagtgagaggaggagaggaagttTTTATCATCGGGAAGAACTTTCTCAAAGGAACCAAAGTTATTTTTCAGGAGAATATTGCAG atgataatTCCTGGCACGCTGAGGCAAAGATTGACATGGACCTTTTCCATCAG AACCATTTGATAGTGACAGTCCCTCCGTTCCACAACCAGTCAGTCACTTCTCCCATTTCTGTGGGAATATTCGTGATGACCAATGCTGGTAGATCACATGATGCCCAGCCCTTCACCTACACTCCAGACTCAG CTGATAACTCAAATGTCCAGACAGTAAAAACAGAGGGACCCTCTCTGGTCAAGACGTGTATATTTGATGGCCAGATCAAATCTATATCTCCTGAGCAAACTGACAGCTCTGCTCCGCCTTCCAAACGGCAAGAGGACACACCAATGGAAGTGTCTAGCAATCCACCACCGACAGATGTCTTTAAA CCGTCCCCTGACCCTCTTGTTGCGGTGCAGCAGACGCTGGAGCTCCGCTCTAGTCCTCACCCAGGTGGAGATTCCTTTCAGAGCCCAATGCCTCTACAACCTGAAGATGTGGAGCTTCCCCAGGCGCCCCCTGTCTTCCCCAGCCTAGAGTCTCTCAGCACCATACAAAAGCAAGACATTGGCCCCACAACCTCCTTCCCAGTGCCAGGCGATGTTACAATCCCCCCTGTGACACCAGAGGTCCCTCAACAATTCCTCCGAGACCCTCAGGACAGCATACCTCCTGAGAGCTCCAATAACAGTGGAGGGGTCGTAGTTGTGGCCATGTCCCAGATAGCGACTCCCTCTCAGCCCCAGCCACAACAGTCACAGGTTCCCCTGTTCCCCCAGGAAGGGGTGGCCCAGCTGGAGAGGGCAGTCAGGGAGCTACAGGCTGGAGGTAGCACCACGCttcagcaggtgttggaggCGGCTGTAGCCCAGCAGCAGCTGAACTCAGTGCTGTACAGCCCCACCCCCTCTGCCGACTCCCTTCAGCAACACGTCCAGGAGAACATGAATAGCCTTAGATTAGGAACCACAGATAATTCATTATCAACACAGCAACAGCTACAgatacaacagcaacaacagatacaacaacagcaacagcagatacaacaacaccaacagcagatacaacaacaacaacaaatacagcAACAGTTTCAACAGCATCAACaactgcagcaacaacagcaaatcCTGGGTACCCTccagcatcaacaacaacaacaacaacaacaacaacaacagcaacaacaacaacagcaacacttacagcagcaacagcagcaagtTCCCGGCAACATGCAGATCCAACAACAACTTATGTTACAGCCACACGACCAGCAGCAACTGCAGCAGCAAATCATGGAGAATattcaacagcaacaacagttGCAACAAAATCAGCAACAGCAAGTGCTAAACAACATCCAACTTCAGGATCAGcaacaacaaaatcaaataCTAACCAATTTACAGCAACATcagctacagcagcagcagcagcagcagcagcaacaacaacaacagcaacagcaacaacaacaacagcaaaatcagcagcagcagcaaaatcAAGTGTTGAGCAACTTACAACTGCAAGAGCAGCAGGTGTTGGAGAATTTACAGCAGTGCCTTCAGGCTGAGTTGCTTCAGCCCCAAATCCACTCCTCCCCCCAAGGACCGCAGCCAGTGTCCATCCTCCAACAGGCCGGAGAGCTTCTCACCATTCAGACCAGCTTCCCAACACAGCCCCCATCCCACACATCTCCCCCACAGCAGCTCTTTCAATCGCCCAGGCCCTTGGCTGAGACCCAGGGCTCTCAGCAGCAGGTCCAGGCTGCCCTGCTCCAGAATACGCTGACCGTTCTGACAAGTGGCAGTCTCAACTCAAAGCAGCAGCCCGCAGGGTCAACACTATACCTGTCCCCAAACCCTCAGCCccaccaacaacaacagcagcagcagcagctagcattCATCTCCTCCATGGAGACATCGAACAGCCAGCCCCAGTCTGTTGCTATGTTTCAGAACCAACCCCAAGCTCAGCTTTCCCAAATGCAGCAACAGAGCACCCCAATGGAGCAACAGCAGTCTCCACAGCAGAACCAACAACAGCCAACGCAGCTTTCATTGGGCCAGCAGGGCTCCTTGTTCCAAAGTATCCCAAACCACTCACAGCCTAACCCTGTCCCCCAGAACCAGCTTTCCCAACCCCAGCAGACAGGTCTCCTCCTCTGCACCACAGATCTTAACCCCCAGGCTATTCCCCCAACTATTCTATTTAGCACCCAGACCCAAGGCCCTTCCCCTCTGGGGAGCATTAGCGTCGGAATCTCCCAGCCAGACACAGCAGAGCCCATGTCCTTCCAAGACCAGAGCTCCTCAGGCAGCAACTCTACATCCACTGAGAACCAACAGCAGAGCCTGTACCAGGAACAGCAGCCAATGCAAGTGGGCCTGAGTTCCAGCAGCGTCCCGAGCAGTCAACCTGTGGAGCTGTTCTTGCCACAGACATCTCTGTCCAGCCTGCAGAGCACTATTGGCTCACAAGACCTGAACAACCAGGCTCCAGCCCCTGGCACCACCATCTTTGTGGTACAGGGTGGTGTGGGTATGGTAGCCAACCCTGGCCAGCAGCCCCCGGAGCAGCTTTTCCAGACCACTGTGGGTGGGAATGTGGCTCCACAAGGACAGGCCAACCTGTTTGTGTTTGGCATCCAGAACGGTAAGATGATTTGGTCTTCTCCACCTCTGAAGTACAGTAAATCCGAGTTAAGTAACTGTGTTGAATCCCTGCCAATGTCACTGCCAATAGCTTTACCTGCTGTTTGA